A stretch of DNA from Natrinema halophilum:
CGAACCTGGGCGTTCCAGTACGACACCGACGCGAGGTGATCCACGATCTGTCGGCCTCCGATCGCTTCGTCGAGCGCTCGCAACGGCGACGCGAGTGCGTTCGGAATCGCTCGGTAGAGCCCGTACGGAAGGAGAAAGTCGTCCTCGACGTCGAGGAGCGTCAGATCCGTTTTCGCGAGCAGAACGGCGACTTCGCTCTTCGAGTACAACCGCGACCCCATCGGAAGCGCCCAGTTGTAGACACTTCGGGCGGAAAATCGGTTGAAAGTGTCGAAAACGATCTGATCACGGGAAACCCGCCGCATTTCCTGCAGAAATGCCTCCGGATCGTCCGCAAGGTGGAAAAATCGCATCGCGATTACGGTATCGAAGTGATCATCCGGAAACGGCAACCGACCCGCGTCCCCGCGGAGGAACTCGAGTGTGCCCGAAATATCGGTGTTCCGGGTTTTCTGGCGCCCCTGTTGTAACATCGCCGCAGAGATGTCGAGTCCGACGACGTCCGCCCCTTGATGGGCGAGCATGAGCGTAAATCGCCCGGTACCACAGGCGATCTCGAGTATATTCCGATCCTCGACAGGCATGATGGCTTCGAGGACGGCTTCTTTTTCCCGGCGGTCGATCAGTTGTCCACCCCGAGAAAACCGCTTATCGTCGTATTCCTTGGCAACATCGTCAGCCTGGTACCACTCCTGTCCTTTCACACTGGGCGAAGCTACTATCGTGCTGGGATAAAACGATACTGGAGTCCGTCGGCGACTCGTCGCCCAAGTCAATCGTGATTCGTCTGGGTTGCCAGCTGGACGACGTCGAAATAGGAATTTCACCGCCCTGTGATAATAGGTCATTTAGATGCATTATACAAACTGGATTATTCGTATCTGAATATAGGGAAGCTTTACCATCGTTGATTCCGCTCTCGTAGATATGAGCACAAGTACAGTCGAGGACCCGGATGCCATTGCTGAGGAACCGTTGTCGGAGGAGGAATACCGCAACCGACTCCGCGAGTTGCCGCCGAGCGCGAAGCTCGTTGCAAAAGTGTTAGAGATCGACTCGCCGCTCTCACAGGGACAACTCACCGAAGAATCGCTGCTCCCCGATCGCACCGTCCGCTACGCGCTCAATCGACTCGAAGAGGTCGGCCTGGTCGGCTCCCGGTACAGTTTCAGAGATGCTCGCAAGCAAGTGTACTTTCTCAAGCACTGATTCGGCGCTACGACGAGTGCGTCTTTCGTGATGCGACGACGGCGGTCGCGAGATCGCCAGGTGCCGATATACACTTTTCCGGCCGGTGTCTGTTTGTCGTATGGACATCGTTTCGCGATCCGTTCCGGTCCCTACGCGAGCGCCGAGCGGTACCACCAACACCTATCTGCTCGGCACCGATCCGGCGATTCTCGTCGACCCAGCGACACGATCCGACGAACTCGATCACCTGGTCCGTAACCGACGTGTCGAGCACATCCTCGTCACTCACACCCACCCCGATCACGTCGGGGCCGTCGATTCCTACGCCGACCGCACCGACGCGACGGTCTGGGCGCGAAACGGACGAATCGACAGGTTTCGGGACGCCACAGGTTGCAAACCTGATCGCACGTTCACGTCGGGCACGACGATTCACAGTGGTGACAAGCGCGTTCGGGTCCTCAGCGCACCGGGGCACGCACCGGACCACGTCGCCCTCGAGGCTGGCCGCGGCGGTCCCATCCTCTGTGGCGACTGTGCCGTCCGCGAGGGGAGCGTCGTCGTCGGCGCACCGGAAGGTGACATGCGCGCATACGTAACGACGTTACGACGACTCTGGGCGATCGACCCGCCAGCGCTTCATCCCGGTCACGGTCCCGTGATCGACGCCCCTCGCGAAACGCTCGAGCGCCTGCTTTCCCATCGAACCGAGCGCGAACAGCGCGTGCTCGAAGCTGTCGCCGACGGCGCTCGGTCGCTCGATGAAATCCTCGGTGGGGCCTACGAAAAGGATCTGTCCGGCGTCCGTGACCTCGCGCGGGCGACCGTGGCTGCCCACCTCGAGAAACTCGCCGTCGAGAGACGACTGTCGTGGGACGGTGAACGAGCGAGGACGCTCGATGGCGACTGACTTTTCCGCCTCGACGGTTTCCGTTCGACTGTGCGATCACTCGAAGCCGAACTTGAGCAAGCCCGTTCCCTCGCTGTCGACGACCTCGCAGATGCAATCGAATCTATCGGCTTCGAGTGTACGCGTTGTGGTGCCTGCTGTACGGGCCACGGCGAAGACGAACACACGGCGACGGTCTTCCCCGACGAAGTGCGCGAACTGCGAGATGCGACGACAAACCGTGAGGACGACCGGGACTGGCGCGACGTCGCTCGGCCGATGCCCTACGGCCTCTCCGAAACCGACGACGGCGACCTCGAGGGCGAAACCTTCGAGTGGGCGCTTCAGACCGACGACTGCGGTAACTGTACGTTCTACGAGGAAGACGACGATGGAGTCGGCGCGTGCGTCGCCCACGAGGACCGGCCGCTCATCTGTCAGACCTATCCGTTCAGCGTTGCACTCGCGGGCACCAGCCAGCCGATGGGGGAGGCCGTCGACGAGGAAGGCGTCGTTCGCGCCCACGAATGCGAGGGACTGGGCCGCGACATCTCACGGGCGGACGCCGAAGAATTGGCTCGAGCGCTGAAGGAACGAGCCGTTCGAGAACTCGAGGAAGCTATCGCTGTCCGAGACACCTACCGTCCCGCCGACCCCGATCCGGGCGAGATAGTCGTTTACGATTCCGAAGGGGCGAAACGGGCAGACGGAACGCCACTCGAGGACTAAAACTGGTTTCCCCATTCTCTCGGGCTGTCGCGGACGTCCAAGAGACGCCCGTACGTCTCTGCGGGCAGCGCCCGGCGGAGTGAGTACAGTCGAGAGTCAC
This window harbors:
- a CDS encoding class I SAM-dependent methyltransferase → MKGQEWYQADDVAKEYDDKRFSRGGQLIDRREKEAVLEAIMPVEDRNILEIACGTGRFTLMLAHQGADVVGLDISAAMLQQGRQKTRNTDISGTLEFLRGDAGRLPFPDDHFDTVIAMRFFHLADDPEAFLQEMRRVSRDQIVFDTFNRFSARSVYNWALPMGSRLYSKSEVAVLLAKTDLTLLDVEDDFLLPYGLYRAIPNALASPLRALDEAIGGRQIVDHLASVSYWNAQVR
- a CDS encoding MarR family transcriptional regulator, with amino-acid sequence MSTSTVEDPDAIAEEPLSEEEYRNRLRELPPSAKLVAKVLEIDSPLSQGQLTEESLLPDRTVRYALNRLEEVGLVGSRYSFRDARKQVYFLKH
- a CDS encoding MBL fold metallo-hydrolase; translation: MDIVSRSVPVPTRAPSGTTNTYLLGTDPAILVDPATRSDELDHLVRNRRVEHILVTHTHPDHVGAVDSYADRTDATVWARNGRIDRFRDATGCKPDRTFTSGTTIHSGDKRVRVLSAPGHAPDHVALEAGRGGPILCGDCAVREGSVVVGAPEGDMRAYVTTLRRLWAIDPPALHPGHGPVIDAPRETLERLLSHRTEREQRVLEAVADGARSLDEILGGAYEKDLSGVRDLARATVAAHLEKLAVERRLSWDGERARTLDGD
- a CDS encoding YkgJ family cysteine cluster protein, translated to MRSLEAELEQARSLAVDDLADAIESIGFECTRCGACCTGHGEDEHTATVFPDEVRELRDATTNREDDRDWRDVARPMPYGLSETDDGDLEGETFEWALQTDDCGNCTFYEEDDDGVGACVAHEDRPLICQTYPFSVALAGTSQPMGEAVDEEGVVRAHECEGLGRDISRADAEELARALKERAVRELEEAIAVRDTYRPADPDPGEIVVYDSEGAKRADGTPLED